The Heteronotia binoei isolate CCM8104 ecotype False Entrance Well chromosome 14, APGP_CSIRO_Hbin_v1, whole genome shotgun sequence genome has a window encoding:
- the LOC132582638 gene encoding LOW QUALITY PROTEIN: ferritin light chain, oocyte isoform-like (The sequence of the model RefSeq protein was modified relative to this genomic sequence to represent the inferred CDS: inserted 1 base in 1 codon; deleted 2 bases in 2 codons): MSSQVRQNYHAESEAGVNRLVNQFLHATYAYLSLGFYFTRDDVALSKFASFFRHVFEEKHEQAEKLLTFQNRRGGRVVLQDVKKPEQDEWGNGASAMAFALQLEKSVNQALLDLHQIASRHVDPHLCDFLETHYLDEEVKLIKKXGDHVTNLKRVRASEDGLGEYLFDRLTLGESSD, from the exons ATGAGCTCCCAGGTCCGCCAGAACTACCACGCCGAGAGTGAAGCTGGGGTGAACCGCTTGGTCAATCAGTTCCTCCATGCCACCTACGCCTATCTGTCCTTGGGTTTTTATTTCACCCGGGATGATGTGGCTCTGTCCAAGTTTGCATCCTTTTTCCGACACGTG TTTGAGGAGAAACACGAACAAGCTGAGAAACTCCTGACCTTCCAGAACCGTCGTGGAGGGAGAGTTGTTCTGCAGGATGTTAAAAAACCGGAGCAGGATGAATGGGGGAATGGA GCCTCTGCCATGGCCTTCGCCCTTCAGCTGGAGAAGAGTGTGAACCAGGCCCTGCTGGATCTGCACCAGATTGCTTCTCGCCATGTGGATCCTCATCTGTGTGACTTCCTAGAGACTCACTACCTTGATGAGGAGGTGAAGCTGATCAAGA CTGGGGATCACGTGACCAACCTGAAGCGGGTGCGTGCCAGCGAGGACGGCCTGGGCGAGTACCTCTTCGATCGCCTCACCTTGGGCGAGTCCAGCGACTGA